In one Thermaerobacter sp. PB12/4term genomic region, the following are encoded:
- a CDS encoding molybdenum cofactor biosynthesis protein MoaE has protein sequence MADPVASSTRAAIAVRVRLFAVVAERLGARRLELELPAGATAGSVRDALARQHPQWRPLLDLCRLAVNGRYCEPSTPIGPGDEIALIPPVSGGSMPDEPAAPAGAGGRVAAGPEGRFFLTAEPLSLDELFRHVARPSHGAVVLFVGITRRFTGDRETEHLEYEAYLPMAAEELARIGAEAEARWPGARLAIGHRTGAVPIGEASVVVAAAAPHRPAAFAAARYAIDELKVRAPIWKREHYADGQVEWVGIPAAGPDQGQSV, from the coding sequence GTCAACCCGGGCGGCGATCGCGGTGCGGGTGCGCCTCTTCGCGGTGGTGGCGGAGCGGCTGGGCGCGCGGCGGCTGGAACTGGAGTTGCCCGCAGGCGCCACGGCCGGGTCGGTACGGGACGCGCTGGCCCGGCAGCACCCCCAGTGGCGGCCGCTGCTGGACCTCTGCCGCCTGGCGGTCAACGGCCGCTACTGCGAACCGTCCACGCCCATCGGCCCGGGCGACGAGATCGCCCTGATCCCGCCGGTCAGCGGGGGCTCGATGCCGGACGAACCGGCCGCGCCAGCCGGTGCAGGCGGCAGGGTGGCGGCGGGGCCGGAGGGCCGGTTCTTCCTTACGGCGGAGCCCCTGTCCCTGGACGAGCTGTTTCGCCACGTGGCTCGGCCCAGTCACGGGGCGGTGGTCCTCTTCGTGGGTATCACCCGCCGCTTCACCGGGGACCGGGAGACCGAGCACCTGGAGTACGAGGCCTACTTGCCCATGGCCGCCGAGGAACTGGCCCGCATCGGCGCGGAGGCCGAGGCCCGCTGGCCCGGTGCGCGCCTGGCCATCGGGCACCGCACCGGCGCCGTGCCGATCGGCGAGGCCAGCGTGGTGGTGGCGGCCGCTGCGCCCCACCGCCCGGCCGCCTTTGCCGCGGCCCGCTACGCCATCGACGAGCTCAAGGTCCGGGCCCCCATCTGGAAGCGGGAACACTATGCCGACGGACAGGTCGAGTGGGTGGGGATTCCGGCGGCCGGCCCGGACCAGGGACAGTCGGTGTGA